One segment of Candidatus Obscuribacterales bacterium DNA contains the following:
- a CDS encoding pentapeptide repeat-containing protein, whose protein sequence is MRQPILKPLVGAIALGSALLAIATPAIAQNADHIDQLRRTGRCSSCDLSGADLSGLDLSHAYLVGAFLIGADLSNANLRSANLERAILNGANLSGADFTFADLTDASLNGARIEIPAIFTGATLDRMVMPSGQVRGSSSP, encoded by the coding sequence ATGCGTCAGCCTATCCTCAAGCCCTTAGTGGGAGCGATCGCCTTAGGAAGTGCTCTGTTAGCGATCGCCACTCCAGCGATCGCCCAGAATGCCGACCACATTGATCAACTCCGCAGAACTGGACGCTGCTCGTCCTGTGATCTATCTGGAGCAGACCTCAGCGGTCTCGATTTATCCCATGCCTACCTGGTGGGTGCATTCCTGATTGGAGCCGATTTATCGAATGCCAATCTGCGTAGCGCCAACCTAGAGCGCGCTATTCTCAATGGTGCTAACCTCAGCGGTGCCGACTTCACCTTCGCAGATCTAACTGACGCCAGCCTCAACGGCGCTCGCATCGAGATCCCCGCTATCTTCACCGGAGCGACCCTCGATCGCATGGTGATGCCCAGTGGTCAGGTACGCGGCAGTTCATCTCCCTAA